One Nonomuraea angiospora DNA segment encodes these proteins:
- a CDS encoding D-alanine--D-alanine ligase family protein, which produces MSDLGHVLVLAGGLSYEREVSLRSGRRVSEVLRAAGIDVEARDTDASLVPSILADPPDAVFVTLHGGAGEDGAIRSVLELLNVPYVGADPDACRVAFDKPTAKAVVRSVGLQTPQSVTLPKETFHDLGATVVLGRIIERLGLPLFVKPARGGSALGASIVRTAEELPAAMVGCFAYGDTALIERYVEGVEVAVSVVDLGNGPEALPAVEIVPDEGVYDYAARYTAGHTEFFAPARLSAQAAAACAETAVTAHTALGLRDISRTDLIVDADGIPHFLEVNVAPGMTETSLLPMAAEAAGQDLGDLCRTLLQNAATRAHT; this is translated from the coding sequence ATGAGCGATCTGGGCCACGTGCTCGTGCTGGCCGGAGGTCTCTCCTATGAGCGAGAGGTGTCCCTGCGCTCCGGTCGCCGAGTCAGCGAGGTGCTGCGTGCGGCGGGCATCGACGTGGAGGCCCGCGACACCGACGCGTCCCTCGTGCCCTCCATCCTCGCGGACCCGCCGGACGCGGTCTTCGTGACCCTCCATGGCGGCGCGGGCGAGGACGGCGCGATCCGTTCTGTCCTCGAGCTTCTCAACGTCCCGTACGTGGGCGCCGACCCCGACGCGTGCCGAGTGGCCTTCGACAAGCCCACGGCCAAGGCCGTCGTGCGCTCGGTCGGTCTGCAGACGCCGCAGTCCGTCACGCTGCCGAAGGAGACGTTCCACGACCTCGGCGCCACGGTGGTGCTGGGGCGCATCATCGAGCGCCTCGGCCTGCCTCTCTTCGTCAAGCCCGCCCGAGGCGGCTCGGCGCTGGGCGCCTCGATCGTCCGCACGGCGGAGGAACTCCCCGCCGCCATGGTCGGCTGCTTCGCGTATGGCGACACGGCGCTGATCGAGCGGTACGTGGAGGGCGTGGAGGTGGCGGTCTCCGTCGTGGACCTCGGCAACGGCCCGGAGGCTCTGCCGGCAGTGGAGATCGTCCCGGACGAGGGCGTCTACGACTATGCGGCGCGCTACACGGCCGGACACACCGAGTTCTTCGCCCCTGCCCGTCTCTCCGCCCAGGCGGCCGCGGCGTGCGCCGAGACGGCGGTGACCGCCCACACGGCCCTCGGCCTCCGCGACATCTCCCGTACGGACCTGATCGTCGACGCCGACGGCATCCCGCACTTCCTGGAGGTCAACGTGGCCCCAGGAATGACGGAGACCTCGCTGCTCCCGATGGCCGCCGAAGCCGCGGGCCAAGACCTGGGCGACCTCTGCCGCACCCTCCTCCAAAACGCCGCCACCCGCGCCCACACCTGA
- a CDS encoding threonine aldolase family protein has protein sequence MLIDSMYPKSFASDNHAGVHPTILEAIASANHGDAPAYGDDSWTSAFADKAKEVFGASAEGFAVLNGAGANMVGLALMLGRYDAILCADSAHIATHEAGASERLLGVKLMTIPTEDGKLRPEDIKSRLGGIGNPHESQPTVVSISQVTELGTCYSPAEIAAVAEAAHESGLRLHMDGARLANAAAFLDCDLKAITTDAGVDVFSFGGTKNGALAAEAVVVLDSSLAPAVPFLRRQSLQLASKMRFISAQLSALLTDDLWRENASQANKMAARLADGLTDVPGVSLAFPIQSNAVFAVLPPAVAEILGGRYLFHHWDEQAGIVRWMTAFDTTPENVDDFLDDIRKAAAA, from the coding sequence GTGCTGATCGATTCGATGTACCCCAAGAGCTTCGCCAGCGACAACCACGCCGGCGTTCACCCGACCATTCTCGAAGCCATCGCCTCAGCCAACCACGGAGACGCGCCCGCCTACGGCGACGACAGCTGGACCTCCGCCTTCGCGGACAAGGCCAAGGAAGTGTTCGGCGCGAGCGCCGAGGGCTTCGCGGTGCTCAACGGCGCGGGCGCCAACATGGTCGGGCTGGCCCTCATGCTCGGCCGCTACGACGCGATCCTCTGCGCCGACAGCGCCCACATCGCCACACACGAAGCAGGAGCCTCGGAACGCCTGCTCGGCGTCAAGCTGATGACGATCCCCACCGAGGACGGCAAGCTCCGCCCGGAAGACATCAAGTCCCGCCTGGGCGGGATCGGCAACCCCCACGAGTCCCAACCCACGGTGGTCTCCATTTCCCAAGTCACGGAGCTCGGCACCTGCTACTCCCCCGCCGAGATCGCCGCCGTGGCGGAGGCGGCACACGAGTCAGGTCTACGACTCCACATGGACGGCGCCAGACTCGCCAACGCCGCCGCCTTCCTCGACTGCGATCTGAAGGCCATCACGACTGATGCCGGGGTGGACGTCTTCAGCTTCGGCGGCACCAAGAACGGCGCCCTGGCGGCCGAGGCGGTCGTCGTCCTCGACTCCTCACTCGCGCCCGCTGTCCCGTTCCTCCGCCGCCAGTCGCTGCAACTCGCCTCGAAGATGCGCTTCATCTCGGCTCAGCTTTCGGCGCTTCTGACGGATGACCTATGGCGCGAGAACGCCTCTCAAGCCAACAAGATGGCGGCCCGGCTGGCGGACGGACTGACCGACGTGCCCGGCGTTTCCTTGGCGTTCCCGATCCAGTCCAACGCCGTCTTCGCCGTCCTCCCACCCGCCGTCGCGGAGATTCTCGGAGGACGCTACCTGTTCCACCACTGGGACGAGCAAGCCGGCATCGTCCGCTGGATGACCGCCTTCGACACGACGCCGGAGAACGTGGACGACTTCCTCGACGACATCCGCAAGGCCGCCGCCGCGTAG
- a CDS encoding ParB/RepB/Spo0J family partition protein — translation MSQQRRGLGKGLGALIPTGPIGDGTGTAPAPSNGSTGETGPRPIAGAYFKEVALEAIVPNPRQPREIFDGERLEELADSIREVGLLQPIVVRSVGGGQYELIMGERRWRACQQVGLDPVPAIVRNTQDDDLLRDALIENLQREQLNALEEAAAYQQLLDDFRATHDQLAQKVGRSRSHITNTLRLLNLPPEVQQKVAAQTISAGHARALLGLGSAEEQIELTKRIVAELLSVRAVEEIVAMGSAKAAKKPARERQAPKPTAPGLTHLADRLSDHFETKVKVDLGRRKGRIVVEFATIDDLERIIGTMAPEAVRAMRESED, via the coding sequence GTGAGTCAGCAGCGGCGGGGATTGGGCAAGGGGCTCGGGGCGCTCATCCCGACCGGTCCCATCGGTGACGGAACGGGAACGGCGCCGGCCCCGTCGAACGGTTCAACGGGGGAGACCGGCCCGAGGCCGATCGCTGGCGCGTACTTCAAGGAGGTCGCGCTGGAGGCGATCGTCCCCAACCCGCGCCAGCCGCGTGAGATCTTCGACGGAGAACGTCTCGAGGAGTTGGCAGATTCCATCCGGGAGGTCGGTCTCCTGCAGCCGATCGTGGTCCGATCGGTCGGTGGTGGTCAGTACGAACTGATCATGGGGGAGCGGCGCTGGCGGGCGTGCCAGCAGGTCGGCTTGGATCCGGTCCCGGCGATCGTGCGCAACACCCAGGACGATGACCTCCTCCGCGACGCCCTCATCGAGAACCTTCAGCGCGAGCAACTGAACGCTCTTGAAGAGGCCGCCGCCTATCAGCAACTCCTCGACGACTTCCGGGCGACGCACGATCAGTTGGCGCAGAAGGTCGGCCGCTCCCGCTCCCACATCACCAACACCCTTCGCCTCCTGAACCTCCCGCCCGAGGTTCAGCAGAAGGTGGCCGCTCAGACCATCAGCGCCGGCCACGCTCGAGCCCTCCTCGGCCTCGGCAGTGCTGAGGAGCAGATTGAACTGACCAAGCGAATCGTGGCGGAGCTCCTCTCGGTCAGGGCGGTTGAGGAGATCGTCGCGATGGGCAGCGCCAAGGCCGCCAAGAAGCCGGCTCGCGAGCGCCAGGCGCCCAAGCCCACCGCTCCGGGTCTGACTCACCTCGCCGACCGCCTCTCGGACCACTTCGAGACCAAGGTGAAGGTGGATCTGGGGCGTCGCAAGGGACGCATTGTCGTTGAGTTCGCCACGATTGACGACCTTGAGCGAATCATCGGCACCATGGCACCGGAAGCTGTCCGCGCGATGCGAGAGTCCGAGGACTGA
- a CDS encoding ParA family protein, with product MDIVTQTPLNPGDSPLVREALSSVVSRETSATPTAAQTPDGGDGTWPRPSKTRVIAVANQKGGVGKTTTSVNIAAALSMHGQRVLVVDLDPQGNASTALATEHRGDVPDVYQVLVDDLPMADIVKQVPDMPNLYCAPATIDLAGAEIELVSLVAREARLRRALAAYDAIDLDYIVIDCPPSLGLLTVNALVAADEVMIPIQCEYYALEGLGQLLRNVDLIRAHLNPTLKLSTIVLTMYDGRTRLASQVADEVRSHFGDTVLNTVIPRSVRLSEAPSYGQSVMTYDPGSSGAMAYMDAAREIAHRAPVA from the coding sequence ATGGACATCGTGACCCAGACCCCCCTGAATCCCGGTGATTCGCCGTTGGTACGAGAGGCGCTCAGCTCAGTGGTTTCACGTGAAACATCCGCAACCCCGACGGCCGCCCAGACTCCCGACGGCGGGGATGGCACGTGGCCGCGCCCATCCAAGACCAGGGTGATCGCGGTGGCCAACCAGAAGGGCGGCGTGGGCAAGACCACCACCTCGGTGAACATCGCCGCCGCCCTCTCCATGCATGGCCAGCGTGTCCTCGTGGTGGACCTCGACCCTCAGGGCAACGCCTCCACCGCCTTGGCCACCGAGCACCGCGGCGACGTGCCTGACGTCTACCAGGTCCTCGTCGACGACCTCCCGATGGCGGACATCGTCAAGCAGGTCCCCGACATGCCGAACCTCTACTGCGCCCCCGCCACCATCGACCTGGCCGGCGCGGAGATCGAGCTGGTCTCGCTGGTGGCCCGGGAGGCCCGCCTCCGGCGCGCACTGGCGGCGTACGACGCGATCGACCTGGACTACATCGTGATCGACTGCCCGCCGTCGCTGGGCCTGCTGACGGTGAACGCGTTGGTGGCGGCCGACGAGGTCATGATCCCGATCCAGTGCGAGTACTACGCCCTGGAGGGCCTCGGACAGCTCCTCAGGAACGTCGACCTGATCCGCGCACACCTCAACCCGACGCTGAAGCTCTCGACCATCGTCCTGACGATGTACGACGGGCGGACCCGACTGGCCTCCCAGGTGGCGGACGAGGTCCGGTCGCACTTCGGCGACACGGTGCTCAACACGGTCATCCCGCGCAGCGTCCGCCTGTCGGAGGCGCCCAGCTACGGGCAGTCGGTGATGACGTACGACCCGGGCTCCAGCGGAGCGATGGCCTACATGGACGCGGCCCGCGAGATCGCCCACCGCGCCCCCGTCGCCTAA
- the rsmG gene encoding 16S rRNA (guanine(527)-N(7))-methyltransferase RsmG, giving the protein MSDELPAPPDIARDVFAGEAWERANAFAQLLAGPGVVRGLLGPREVPRIWDRHLLNCAVVAEAVPADAHLVDIGSGAGLPGLVLAIVRQDIRVTLLEPLLRRTVFLEECVEALKLDNVEVLRGRAEELAGKREFDVASARAVAPLDRLLKWAMPLLREGGELIAMKGERAAEELAEAESQLRAIGARTAELVTVGHGKVEPPATLVRVVAGRAPERARRRRRR; this is encoded by the coding sequence GTGAGCGATGAGCTTCCGGCGCCGCCGGACATAGCGCGGGACGTCTTCGCCGGGGAGGCTTGGGAGCGCGCGAACGCGTTCGCCCAGCTGCTGGCGGGGCCCGGCGTGGTCCGTGGACTGCTGGGTCCGCGTGAGGTGCCCAGGATCTGGGATCGCCATCTGCTCAACTGCGCGGTCGTGGCCGAGGCCGTGCCTGCGGACGCGCACCTGGTGGACATCGGCTCCGGCGCCGGGCTGCCCGGGCTCGTGCTGGCGATCGTCCGGCAGGACATCAGGGTCACGCTCCTGGAGCCGCTGCTCCGCCGTACCGTCTTCCTGGAGGAGTGCGTCGAGGCGCTCAAGCTCGACAACGTCGAGGTGCTGCGCGGCCGGGCGGAGGAGCTGGCGGGCAAGCGTGAGTTCGACGTGGCCAGCGCTCGCGCGGTGGCGCCACTCGACCGGCTGCTGAAATGGGCCATGCCGCTGCTCCGCGAGGGTGGCGAGCTGATCGCCATGAAGGGGGAGCGCGCCGCCGAGGAGCTCGCCGAGGCGGAGTCCCAATTGCGGGCCATCGGGGCACGAACGGCCGAGCTTGTGACCGTCGGGCACGGTAAGGTCGAGCCGCCTGCAACATTGGTTCGGGTGGTAGCGGGTCGCGCGCCGGAGCGAGCCAGGCGTCGACGAAGGAGGTGA
- a CDS encoding Jag family protein, with translation MTEAEQEKAPDLNALEQEGEIAADYVEGLLDIADIDGDIDMDVEGDRAMVSVVGLKGNELVGPGGEVLEALQELTRLAVHRQTGERSRLMLDVGGYRERRRAELTKLGTEVANEVKDGGEPRSLHAMTPFERKIVHDAVAAAGLRSESEGEEPHRYVVVLPA, from the coding sequence ATGACCGAGGCCGAGCAGGAGAAGGCTCCTGATCTCAACGCGCTGGAGCAGGAAGGCGAGATCGCTGCCGACTACGTCGAGGGCCTTCTCGACATCGCCGACATCGACGGCGACATCGACATGGACGTCGAGGGCGACCGCGCCATGGTCTCCGTCGTGGGGCTCAAGGGCAACGAGCTCGTCGGGCCCGGGGGAGAGGTCCTGGAGGCGCTCCAGGAGCTGACCCGCCTCGCGGTGCACCGGCAGACCGGCGAGCGCTCGCGCCTGATGCTCGACGTCGGGGGCTACCGCGAGCGGCGCAGGGCCGAGCTGACCAAGCTCGGCACCGAGGTCGCCAACGAGGTCAAGGACGGTGGCGAGCCCCGGTCGTTGCACGCGATGACGCCCTTCGAGCGCAAGATCGTGCACGACGCGGTGGCGGCCGCCGGGCTCCGCAGCGAGTCCGAGGGCGAGGAGCCACACCGCTACGTGGTGGTCCTGCCCGCCTGA
- the yidC gene encoding membrane protein insertase YidC codes for MELSWLNWLYTAVAQVITWIHQAYSTVLDPNSGLTWALTIITLTICMRILIFPLFLKQMRSSRKMQELAPKVQELRKRYKNDKQRMNQEVMALYQGAGANPLGGCLPVVAQFPIFISMFTVLRAIAADQPKFGMTQELVDSAKHALILGAPLPATFFEAAQIHEKIIIGCFVAISSLTTFLTVRQSVTRSMAQMPDNPMAQQQKILMYISPLFAFFSLNFPLGLILYWVTTNLWTLGQQHWFYSRHPMPQFDAKGNAVPIEAKPGLFAKLRKTTPEEQAPPPPPEPKIVRQQPSRQSRSKRTGSKKS; via the coding sequence GTGGAGCTGTCCTGGCTCAACTGGCTGTACACAGCCGTCGCCCAAGTCATTACCTGGATCCACCAGGCATACAGCACGGTGCTCGACCCGAACAGCGGCTTGACCTGGGCGCTCACCATCATCACGCTGACCATCTGCATGCGGATCCTGATCTTCCCGCTGTTCCTCAAGCAGATGCGCTCGTCGCGAAAGATGCAGGAGCTGGCGCCGAAGGTCCAGGAGCTCCGCAAGCGCTACAAGAACGACAAGCAGCGCATGAACCAGGAGGTCATGGCGCTGTACCAAGGTGCGGGCGCCAACCCCCTCGGCGGCTGTCTCCCCGTCGTGGCCCAGTTCCCGATCTTCATCTCGATGTTCACCGTGCTGCGGGCGATCGCGGCGGACCAGCCGAAGTTCGGCATGACGCAGGAGCTGGTCGACAGCGCCAAGCACGCCCTCATCCTGGGCGCCCCGCTTCCTGCCACGTTCTTCGAGGCCGCCCAGATCCACGAGAAGATCATCATCGGTTGCTTCGTCGCGATCAGCTCGCTCACCACCTTCCTCACCGTCCGGCAGAGCGTCACCCGCTCGATGGCCCAGATGCCGGACAACCCCATGGCGCAGCAGCAGAAGATCCTGATGTACATCTCGCCGCTGTTCGCCTTCTTCAGCCTGAACTTCCCCCTGGGCCTGATCCTCTACTGGGTCACCACCAACCTGTGGACGCTGGGCCAGCAGCACTGGTTCTACAGCCGGCACCCGATGCCGCAGTTCGACGCCAAGGGCAACGCGGTCCCCATCGAGGCCAAGCCCGGCCTGTTCGCCAAGCTTCGCAAGACCACGCCCGAAGAGCAGGCGCCTCCGCCCCCGCCGGAGCCTAAGATCGTCAGGCAGCAGCCAAGCCGCCAGTCCCGCAGCAAGCGCACCGGCAGCAAGAAGTCTTGA
- the yidD gene encoding membrane protein insertion efficiency factor YidD has product MTEQPPGVAPSLAARALIIPIRFYRAFISPMLGPRCRFYPSCSAYGLEAIATHGALRGIWLTVRRIGRCHPFHPGGIDPVPPRPVRSHETQGR; this is encoded by the coding sequence ATGACGGAGCAGCCGCCAGGGGTGGCGCCGAGCCTCGCCGCTCGGGCGCTGATCATCCCGATCCGGTTCTACCGGGCGTTCATCAGCCCGATGCTCGGTCCACGCTGCCGTTTCTACCCGTCGTGCAGTGCGTATGGGCTCGAGGCGATCGCCACGCACGGAGCGTTGCGCGGCATATGGCTGACTGTCCGGCGCATCGGGCGGTGCCACCCATTCCATCCCGGAGGTATAGACCCGGTGCCCCCACGCCCGGTCCGGTCCCACGAAACGCAAGGGAGATAG
- the rnpA gene encoding ribonuclease P protein component, with the protein MRRGEEFEAAVRRGKRAGRPTLVVHFATSGEESPRVGFVVSKAVGGAVTRNKVKRRLRHLMRDRLDRLPRGSLLVVRANPPAASARFELLAAELDSALERLLRRRESSTGGQK; encoded by the coding sequence ATGCGGCGCGGGGAAGAGTTCGAGGCGGCGGTCAGGCGCGGGAAGCGCGCAGGTCGCCCGACCCTTGTGGTGCATTTCGCCACTTCGGGGGAAGAGTCCCCTCGAGTGGGTTTCGTGGTGAGCAAGGCCGTAGGCGGCGCCGTGACCCGGAACAAGGTCAAGCGACGGCTCCGACACCTGATGCGGGACCGTCTCGACCGGCTGCCGCGAGGTAGCCTGCTGGTGGTACGCGCCAATCCACCGGCCGCGTCCGCGCGATTCGAGCTGCTGGCCGCCGAGCTCGATTCCGCACTGGAACGTTTGCTCAGGCGGCGCGAGTCCTCGACGGGTGGACAAAAATGA
- the rpmH gene encoding 50S ribosomal protein L34 produces MSKRTFQPNNRRRAKTHGFRLRMRTRAGRAILASRRRKGREKLSA; encoded by the coding sequence GTGAGCAAGCGTACTTTCCAGCCGAACAACCGTCGCCGCGCGAAGACCCACGGCTTCCGGCTGCGGATGCGGACCCGGGCCGGTCGCGCCATCCTCGCTTCTCGCCGCCGCAAGGGCCGCGAGAAGCTGTCGGCCTGA
- the dnaA gene encoding chromosomal replication initiator protein DnaA translates to MNGVDLGTVWGRALSNFLNENVPIQQRTWLSMVRPIALANDTIVLGVPNDFLKDLIEGKLRPLVAHALSQELGRTMRLAVMIDTTAPEPPSVDPHQQPVTQSYPQNVESHPLYPQPAPPQHQQASEPPQFYSPQPEPPQISTEYPQPGFSFEQAQPYTPPVEKEPEPAPNRWEAKSNKPSEPARLNQKYTFETFVIGASNRFAHAAAVAVAESPAKAYNPLFIYGDSGLGKTHLLHAIGHYAQSLYDGARVRYVSSEEFTNDFINSIRDHKADGFRGRYRAIDILLVDDIQFLEGKEQTQEEFFHTFNTLHNANKQIVISSDRAPKQLTTLEDRLRNRFEWGLITDVQPPELETRIAILRKKAIQEGLAAPPEVLEYIASRISTNIRELEGALIRVTAFASLNRQGVDLQLAEVVLKDLITSESDTEITIAAIMTETANYFGISIDDLCGTSRSRALVNARQIAMYLARELTELSLPKIGQQFGRDHTTVMHAERKIRSLIAERRSMYNQVNELTLRIKRTSRGA, encoded by the coding sequence ATGAACGGTGTCGACCTCGGCACGGTATGGGGTAGGGCCCTGAGCAACTTCCTCAACGAGAACGTGCCGATCCAGCAGCGTACGTGGCTCTCGATGGTGCGCCCGATCGCGCTGGCGAACGACACGATCGTGCTCGGCGTGCCCAACGACTTCCTCAAGGACCTCATCGAGGGCAAACTGCGCCCGCTCGTGGCGCACGCGCTGTCACAGGAGCTCGGCCGGACCATGCGGCTGGCCGTGATGATCGACACCACGGCGCCGGAGCCGCCGTCGGTCGACCCCCATCAACAGCCTGTGACTCAGAGTTATCCCCAGAATGTGGAGAGCCACCCGCTCTATCCACAGCCCGCGCCACCGCAGCACCAGCAGGCTTCGGAGCCTCCGCAGTTCTATTCTCCACAGCCTGAGCCGCCCCAGATATCCACCGAATATCCACAGCCGGGCTTCTCTTTTGAACAGGCGCAGCCGTACACACCGCCTGTGGAAAAAGAGCCTGAGCCGGCACCGAACCGGTGGGAAGCGAAGAGCAACAAGCCCAGCGAACCGGCCAGACTTAATCAGAAGTACACATTCGAGACATTTGTCATCGGGGCCAGCAACCGGTTCGCCCACGCGGCGGCCGTGGCAGTGGCCGAATCCCCCGCGAAGGCGTACAACCCGCTCTTCATCTACGGAGACTCGGGGCTGGGGAAGACGCACCTGCTGCACGCGATCGGGCACTACGCACAGAGCCTGTACGACGGCGCGCGGGTCAGATACGTGAGCTCCGAGGAGTTCACCAACGACTTCATCAACAGCATCCGCGACCACAAGGCCGACGGCTTCCGCGGCCGCTACCGGGCGATCGACATCCTGCTCGTGGACGACATCCAGTTCCTGGAGGGCAAGGAGCAGACCCAGGAGGAGTTCTTCCACACCTTCAACACCCTCCACAACGCCAACAAGCAGATCGTCATCTCCAGCGACCGCGCGCCGAAGCAGCTGACCACGCTGGAGGACCGGCTGCGCAACCGGTTCGAGTGGGGCCTGATCACCGACGTCCAGCCGCCGGAGCTGGAGACCCGGATCGCGATCCTCAGGAAGAAGGCCATCCAGGAGGGCCTGGCCGCGCCGCCCGAGGTGCTGGAGTACATCGCCAGCCGCATCTCCACCAACATCCGCGAGCTCGAGGGCGCCCTGATCAGGGTCACCGCGTTCGCCAGCCTCAACAGGCAGGGTGTGGACCTGCAGCTCGCCGAGGTGGTGCTCAAGGACCTGATCACCTCGGAGTCCGACACCGAGATCACCATCGCGGCGATCATGACCGAGACCGCCAACTACTTCGGCATCAGCATCGACGACCTGTGCGGCACCTCACGCAGCCGGGCGCTCGTCAACGCCCGGCAGATCGCCATGTATCTGGCCCGCGAGCTGACCGAGCTGTCGCTGCCCAAAATCGGCCAGCAGTTCGGCCGCGACCACACGACGGTCATGCACGCCGAGCGGAAGATCCGCTCGCTCATCGCCGAGCGCCGGTCGATGTACAACCAGGTCAACGAGCTGACTTTGCGTATCAAGCGGACATCCCGCGGGGCCTGA
- the dnaN gene encoding DNA polymerase III subunit beta — protein MMFRIERDVLAEAVAWTARSLPARPSVPVLAGMRLEVTEQQQLKLSGFDYEVSAEVTLELQTGEAGVVLVSGKLLAEITRALPAQPVDFVVDGAKAVVTCGSARFTLLTMPVEDYPSLPAMPPAAGRVGSDVFASAVGQVAVAAGRDDTLPMLTGVRMEIEGDTVTLAATDRYRLAVRELKWQPGQPDFTAIAMIPGKTLADTAKALGTTGAEVEIALSSAGGTGEGMIGFSSAGRRTTTRLLDPEFPKYRSLLPTEFSARADLSTGPFVEAVKRVALVAERNTPVRLAFKSGEVVLEAGSGDEAQAVEALPVDYEGEDMNIAFNHQFLLEGLGAIDSDVARLQMTTSTKPAILTGGKPVDDGAATDYRYLIMPIRLSG, from the coding sequence GTGATGTTCCGAATCGAGCGAGACGTTCTCGCTGAGGCGGTGGCATGGACGGCACGCAGCCTCCCGGCGCGCCCGTCGGTGCCCGTACTCGCCGGCATGCGTCTGGAGGTCACCGAGCAGCAGCAGCTGAAGCTGTCCGGATTCGACTACGAGGTCTCCGCCGAGGTGACGCTCGAACTCCAGACCGGTGAGGCCGGCGTCGTGCTGGTCTCGGGCAAGCTGCTCGCCGAGATCACCCGCGCACTTCCCGCACAGCCTGTGGACTTCGTGGTGGACGGCGCCAAGGCGGTCGTCACCTGCGGCAGCGCTCGATTCACACTGCTGACCATGCCTGTGGAGGACTACCCGTCCCTCCCTGCCATGCCGCCGGCCGCCGGCCGGGTGGGCAGCGACGTGTTCGCCTCCGCCGTCGGCCAGGTCGCCGTCGCCGCAGGCCGGGACGACACCCTGCCGATGCTCACCGGCGTGCGGATGGAGATCGAGGGCGACACCGTGACCCTCGCCGCGACCGACCGCTACCGCCTCGCCGTACGCGAGCTGAAGTGGCAGCCGGGCCAGCCCGACTTCACCGCCATCGCCATGATCCCCGGCAAGACCCTCGCCGACACGGCCAAGGCGCTCGGCACGACCGGCGCCGAGGTGGAGATCGCGCTCAGCTCCGCCGGCGGCACCGGCGAAGGCATGATCGGCTTCTCCAGCGCCGGCCGGCGGACCACCACGCGGCTGCTCGACCCCGAGTTCCCCAAGTACCGGTCGCTGCTGCCCACGGAGTTCTCCGCCCGCGCGGACCTGTCCACAGGGCCGTTCGTGGAGGCGGTCAAGCGCGTCGCCCTGGTCGCCGAGCGCAACACCCCGGTGCGGCTGGCGTTCAAGAGCGGCGAGGTCGTGCTCGAGGCCGGCAGCGGCGACGAGGCGCAGGCCGTCGAGGCCCTGCCTGTGGATTACGAGGGCGAGGACATGAACATCGCCTTCAACCACCAGTTCCTGCTCGAAGGACTGGGCGCGATCGACTCGGATGTTGCGCGACTTCAGATGACCACGTCGACGAAGCCCGCTATCCTCACCGGTGGCAAGCCTGTGGATGACGGAGCCGCTACGGACTACCGTTACCTGATCATGCCCATCCGCCTGTCAGGCTGA
- the gnd gene encoding phosphogluconate dehydrogenase (NAD(+)-dependent, decarboxylating), translating to MQIGMVGLGKMGGNMAERLRRGGHDVVGYDRDPAISDVGSLKELVERLQKPRAVWVMVPAGKPTQSTIDDLGELLDPGDIVVDGGNSHYVDDQKHAAELAEKSIGFVDCGVSGGVWGLKNGYALMCGGDQANVDRLMPIFETLKPEGEDGFVHAGEVGAGHFAKMVHNGIEYGMMQAFAEGWELLEASDVVKDVKGSFKSWRTGTVIRSWLLDLMVRALDDDEHLEQLRGYAQDSGEGRWTVQAAVDHAVPLPVITASLYARFASRQDDSPAMKVVAALRNQFGGHATTSAEGGTEKGADSPGADVVPPRETERR from the coding sequence ATGCAGATCGGCATGGTCGGACTGGGCAAAATGGGCGGCAACATGGCCGAGCGCCTGCGCCGCGGAGGCCACGACGTCGTCGGTTACGACCGCGATCCCGCGATCAGCGACGTGGGCAGCCTCAAGGAGCTGGTCGAACGCCTGCAGAAGCCGCGGGCGGTCTGGGTCATGGTCCCCGCAGGCAAGCCCACCCAGTCGACGATCGACGATCTCGGCGAGCTGCTCGACCCCGGCGACATCGTCGTCGACGGCGGAAACTCCCACTATGTGGACGACCAGAAGCACGCCGCCGAGCTGGCCGAGAAGAGCATCGGGTTCGTCGACTGCGGCGTGAGCGGCGGCGTCTGGGGCCTCAAGAACGGCTACGCGCTCATGTGCGGCGGCGACCAGGCCAACGTCGACCGGCTCATGCCGATCTTCGAGACGCTCAAGCCCGAGGGCGAGGACGGCTTCGTGCACGCGGGCGAGGTCGGCGCCGGGCACTTCGCGAAGATGGTCCACAACGGCATCGAATACGGCATGATGCAGGCCTTCGCGGAGGGCTGGGAGCTGCTCGAAGCCTCCGACGTCGTCAAGGACGTCAAGGGCTCGTTCAAGAGCTGGCGCACCGGCACCGTGATCCGCTCCTGGCTGCTCGACCTCATGGTGCGGGCGCTGGACGACGACGAGCACCTCGAGCAGCTGCGAGGTTATGCACAGGACTCCGGGGAGGGCCGGTGGACGGTGCAGGCGGCTGTGGACCACGCGGTGCCGCTGCCGGTCATCACCGCCTCGCTGTACGCCAGGTTCGCCTCGCGGCAGGACGACTCGCCCGCGATGAAGGTGGTCGCGGCGCTGCGCAACCAGTTCGGCGGCCACGCGACCACCTCCGCGGAGGGCGGCACCGAAAAGGGGGCCGACTCCCCCGGCGCCGACGTGGTCCCGCCGCGCGAGACCGAGCGTCGGTGA